One region of Bacillota bacterium genomic DNA includes:
- a CDS encoding P-II family nitrogen regulator yields MKEIIAIIRSNKMTRTKEVLAALGFPALTAWRVLGRGKQKGLAGEVSFQVSPEVLSQQGSMKYVPKRLISLVVDDEDVLLVVGAIIKVNRTGEIGDGRVFVCPVEDAVRIRTQERGTAAIL; encoded by the coding sequence TTGAAGGAAATCATTGCCATCATCCGGTCTAACAAGATGACCAGGACGAAAGAAGTTCTGGCGGCACTGGGTTTTCCGGCCCTGACCGCCTGGAGGGTGCTGGGCCGGGGGAAGCAAAAGGGTCTTGCAGGGGAGGTATCGTTCCAGGTTTCGCCGGAAGTGCTGAGCCAGCAGGGGAGCATGAAGTACGTTCCAAAGCGGCTGATTTCTCTCGTCGTCGATGATGAGGACGTTCTCCTGGTTGTGGGTGCCATCATCAAGGTCAACCGGACGGGTGAAATCGGCGACGGACGGGTTTTCGTCTGCCCGGTAGAGGACGCGGTACGGATCCGCACCCAGGAGCGGGGCACGGCAGCAATTTTGTGA